A portion of the Pseudomonas sp. GR 6-02 genome contains these proteins:
- the uraH gene encoding hydroxyisourate hydrolase, which translates to MGRLTTHVLDAAHGCPGSSIKVELYRVEGSQLELVATALTNSDGRVDAPLLQGDDYRTGVYQLQFHAGDYYRARGVQLPEPAFLDVVVLRFGISAEQDHYHVPLLISPYSYSTYRGS; encoded by the coding sequence ATGGGACGTTTGACTACACACGTTTTGGACGCTGCACACGGTTGCCCGGGCAGTTCGATCAAGGTCGAGCTGTACCGCGTAGAAGGCTCGCAGCTGGAGCTGGTCGCCACGGCGCTCACCAACAGCGACGGCCGGGTCGATGCACCGTTGCTGCAAGGCGATGACTACCGTACCGGGGTCTATCAGCTGCAATTTCATGCGGGCGATTACTACCGCGCCCGTGGCGTTCAGTTGCCTGAGCCTGCGTTCCTCGACGTGGTGGTGCTGCGGTTCGGCATTTCTGCCGAACAGGATCACTACCATGTGCCTTTGCTGATTTCGCCATACAGCTATTCCACGTATCGCGGCAGCTGA